In the Zingiber officinale cultivar Zhangliang chromosome 5A, Zo_v1.1, whole genome shotgun sequence genome, ACCACCCCTTTTAGATGATCAATCCTTGTAACTTAGAGCAACgatcaataatattaattaaatttattctcttttaaaaaaataatattaatgcttttaataattttagtcaaaactactcaaaattaattaaaactagtGTAATCGTGCAtacgcgttgcgtgtgtaatataataatatataaattatttgggtctttgaaaatccgaattatttgaattttctaaTATCACGCTTATAAACTAAGTGACGATAGAGAATCCCATCAACAAACTACTGTCTACTGTTTGTAACGGGCTTCCctatacaaaaaaaattattttaatttaatattatacttatattagtaaaaaaactaagaaaagtatattttttaacattgtcggcttaaaatatttataaaagcttatttgatcatagtgttgtcaattctaagatatgagactaaagagaactatattttttatataaaacaaccagaaacaattaatgatgagaaaaattcataataatactcTGTAACTGAGTCTGAACTCTAGATTACTGATTGTTTCGTTTGTGGAATTATtaataaatcttggaattatttttagtgtaaataaaaaaaggacattaatgtaaatacattttaggcttcatcaaaagttagttagtaaaggggggaaatttttaataaaataataagatagtaaaatagtaagattattcccaaattttattaaaattattttaatttagtaAAAAAGAACAATTCACTTAAAccagttttaattaaattatagaatgatATTTTGACGATTGATTGATTGGTCCGACGTGACGAATCTATGACGGGTCCGACGTGGCAATAAGTTCTCGACCTTAAATTGAATCCCCAAACTCTACCAGCTTCAGAGCCAACGACCTCCCATTTTTAATCATGGGTGTTGAGTGACACGTTTCGTATATTTACTGGTTCAGGCCACTACGGACACGAGGCCCACCGACCCTTGAGTATATAAGCGCGCCGATCGACGAGGTGGAGGCACCGGCGAGATGGGGGTTTTGCGGAGCACGGTGAGCTTGGAGGCGGAGATCGAGGAGATGCGGGCGGCGCTGCAGCGGAGCGGAGAGAGCGCCAAGGCCGCCGCGCGGAAGGCCGGACCGGGGGGATTCCGGCTGAGGGTCCATGGCGGCGAGAATGGCGGCGACGAGAGGATGGTGTGCGTCACCGGCGGGATATCCTTCGTCGGCTTCGCCATCGTGAACCGCCTCCTGGATCGCGGCTACACCGTCCGCCTCGCCCTCGAAACGCAAGGTTCGGCTCCTCTTCCCGGTCCCAAACCCCCAATCCTGGACATCCCGATCTCCTCTCTCGATCAATTGTATTTTCGAAAATTGGCTTCTTTCGCAAATGGATTCTTGTCAATAGTTCCAGATCGGGAGATCCCAGACTGcgacccttttcttcttcttcttctccggggAGCGGCCCAAGGGTTTGCTTTAAGATTTGGGGATCGCGCCGATGGAATGCGGCATGGCGTAATGATCCCCCCCACTGCTTTTGTCTAAGAGCCAGAGGCCTCTTTTTtacctcatttttttttaatttctttcttgACCATTTCAATGATGATTGCGTAGTGCCTTGTTTCTGTCTTATCGTTTTAGATTGTTTCTCGCACGTTTCTCCTAAGAAAGGAAACTTTTTGAGAGGTATCACACTGCATATGGATCCCAACTACCTAACACACTAGTAAATCATGCCTTTTTAACTCCAGGACAAATCACAGAGGTGCCTACCAGCTAATCAGTTTATAACTTAACAAAAACAAAGTTATTTGGAAGAAGAATTGAACAACAATTATAAAAAAATCACTAATTTGATAGTTACTTCTTGCTTCAGGTTGAAttttgctctttttttttttttattgaaacaGAATTCTCTAGTTCGTATTCTATGATAAAAGATTGAAGCAAACCAATTGAACCTTGTTTGGCTTGTGAaagttttctaatttttattttctcattGAACCTTTAATAACTTTTGTGCTTCCTTTTCTGTAGATAGATTTTTTCCATCAAACCACACTGGCTATACTGTACAGTTACAGAATTCCTTCTTCAATGAATCTACTGTTCGCATGATTGTTTTCTTCTAAAAAGGCGATAACGTACTTCGGTTGACTATGGGTTTGCAGAGGACCTGGACAAGTTGCGGGAGACGGAGATGTTTGGGGAGATGGGGAGGGACGGAGTTTGGGCTGTGATAGCTAACGTGATGGACTTGGAAAGCTTGTGCCATGCGTTCGACGGGTGCACTGGCGTGTTCCACACCTCCAGCGTCGTCGATCCGGCAGGCCTCTCTGGCTACACGGTCAGCCGTCCCTTTAAGTTAACTTACTAAATTGCTTTCTTTCCTTCCTACTTTTTTATTCTTACCTTGCAatttattcaaaaaataaaaaataaaaccattTCAGCTTGTCCTTCAATTACCTTTTCAAACTATCCCTTGTATTTTCACCACTATTGTTCACCACCATGTTTTCATAAATGTTGTGAATCTGACAATATTTGTCACGAAACTGTAGAGGTCATTATCTGATCTGCTGTTGGTGATGAGCTCCAGAGGTCCATCACGAGAGGTTCCGCTGACTGATGACAGGTTCTCTCATCCAGTAGTTGGCGAAATATAAAAATTGACTTGTGGGACTTAATGTATTAGGTCATAGTTTTGAGCTCTGAACTAGTACAACAAAGGGATTGATCACAAAAACCAAAAACGAAAGAGGCAGTAATGAAGTACTGATCTTAACATTCTCTGAGAATGTAAAGTGTATGAAGTGTCACATTCAATAGGCTTGATTGATTTCTAgacagattttatttttttgagccAAGTTGTGCATCACCTTAGGATGCTGCTTGCAACAAAGAGGTCCCTAATGTCCTTGATCTTGTATTGAGGATCTAGAGAAGTCATATATGATAGGGTGAAGCACTTAAAGTTTTGAAGTTTTGTAAATAAAGTCAATTATCTATTTTACCATGCCACAGGTCTTATTACTTGTTTCCATTATGTAGCCTTAGTTAAGAACTTGTTCATTTGTCTCTATTGGAAAAGACAGATTTGTTTATGTGGTGAAGGACCACTGCTTGCTACTCTCATATCCAATCTACTGCATTGTAAAATTTACATTGATTGATTAAATCGTCATCGCCAAGACATATCTGGTTTCCTACTATTTGAGGTTGTTTTAGGGATCTTATTCCTCCATTCAACTCTATAACCATGGAACTCTATACTCTAATATTTCATTGTGCTTGTATAATTCTACAGAAGCACATGGCAGACATAGAAGTTAGAGCAGCAGAACTTGTGATCGAAGCCTGTGTGAGAACCCAATCGGTCAAAAGATGTGTTTTCACTTCGTCTCTTTTAGCTTGCGTTTGGCGAGTGAATACCACTCTGCAGAACCGCCGCTACCCAACCATTGTCGACGAGAACTGCTGGAGCGATCAAAGTGTCTGTTGCGATAAAAAGGTAAAGACACCAAACTTTCATTTAAAGTGTCTGTTTAGGAAAAACTAATCTTGTTTGGTAGACAGTGTTTCCTAAACAGatgttaaaaactttctttttccaAACAATGACAGCTATGGTATGCGCTGGGCAAGATGATGGCGGAGAAAGCAGCTTGGAGGGCGGCACGAGGAAGGGACGTGAAGCTAGTGACTGTTTGTCCAGCCCTGGTCATTGGGCCTGGTATTCACCAACGAAACGCTACTAGTTCGATCGCGTACCTGAAAGGTTGGAATAACTCCAATTAACTTTGGTCTGAGCATCCATATGATCCATCACATGTTACTTAACTGACTCGGCTTCCATGACAACCTCATTCTCTCTTGGAAACACAGGTGCTCTGGACTTGTTCAGAGAAGGATTGCTCGCTACTGTGAACGTGGAGAAGGTAGCAGAGGCTCATGTATCAGTGTATGATGGGATGAGCAGCACTGCATGCGGGCGATACATATGCTATGATCGTGTCATCCGAAGGGGGGAAGAGGCTGCAGAATTAGAGCGGCAACTTGGTCTCCCAAACAGAATTCCAAGGGATGCACAGGCCGACAACCTGACTTGGTTCGAGCTCTCCAACAGGAAACTTTCCAGGCTATTATCTTCCAGGAGGAGATGCACATACGATACATATTTACTCTCGCAGGATTAGGTTTAGGTTTCTTGGACCTTCGGAAAATTGTCATGTTACAAGTCAGAGTGCATGGTGTCTGGTGTGTGAGATTGCCGATCCAACAAGAAATCTTTGTACAGAAGTTAGAAAAATAAAGTGTACAAATGATGCAAATCCAAGCGGTCAGTTTTGGTCTAGGGCATCAGAAATCTAAAGTTTCTGTCATGCTATGTGCTACTCCCTAATAATCTGAGAATGAGATGGGTCTGGCCGAGCTATGATACGCTCAAGGAaaaatttcaatgaaatgttcaagGGTAGACACATAAATTCATGATCCATCATTCCACTTTTTGTGGATCCCATTATTTTATGTCTCTATCTTTGAACATTTCATTAAGATTCATTCCTTAAACATATCATTTTTCGGGCTGGCCAGGTAGGGCCCGTAGGTAAAAAGAAAAATGAGCTCGGTGCATGAGTTTTGACAGAAATTGAGCCTAGAAACAGGATTCAGAATCGGGTTCGGAGTCTTACTCTGCTCAGGAATTGGATGCGGGTTTGGAGACTTGCACTGCTCCGGAATTGGGTGTGGAGTTATATGATACTCGGGAATCGAGTTCGTAGTTGTATGATGCTCAGGAATCAAAGACAGTCAGAGAGTACTCAGGAATTTGGAGTCGGAGCCCGGGAGCTTTTGGAAATTAGATGCAGAGTCATATGGTATTTGGGAAGTCAGTTCAAAGTCATATAGTGCTTGCCTTGCGATTTGGTGTTTGAAGGTCAGGTAACATCCTCCGATCTGAGAATCTTGCGCGCAGGGGATGAGTATGGAACCAAATAGTGCTCGTCTAAGTTTAGTACTCACAAATTAGATTTGAAACCCCATGGTGCAAAATGAAGCCAATAATAATGAGTGTTAATACTCATTAATAGTGAAGTGTTACCAAATGGGGAGAACATGTGAGCTTTGTTGAAACGAAGAGAAAATAATCCGCGACCATTGcagaaaaagaatttatataaaagAGAGAAGGGTGATAATGAGAAGGTGAGGTATGCTCACTCTCCAACAATTATCTATTCCTCTACATTCTCTTCTACTCTCGTCATCTTATTTAAGCGAGGGGCCTTGTCGGGAGAAAACCATCATCACCCTTTGACTGCATGTTGACCTGGAGGATGGGCTCATTTATACTTCATCCTAATTCTGTCGTATCACTCTAAAAAAAAGGTCTCATGTAGGGCAACTTGAATTGATTGAGGGAGGGATAAATCAATTATAGAATAAAATCCATATGGATGTACTACATCCAACTAAGTCCATATGaatgaatttaattttcataaatcCAGACTCATAcatacataaaattaattatcattaaaataattaaatctaattaaatgatttaatgtTTCAATGCATATAAAGAAGATTTAGATTAAATGAATGTAGATTTAATATATCGATCTTATAACCCGATTCATTAATATTAATGGATTGTTACTGAGACATGGGCTTTTATGATGGATAATCTCTATAGATTGGGCCAAATATAAAAGGGAagagataagattttattaggACATGTTGAACCTAGCTCTTTTCTTCCAACTTTTTCTCCCCCATTGAGAAGAAATGTGATTTTATCGGCTCAATCCTGTGAAAGGCATCCGCTGCATTCACGGAATATTTCGATGACAAGTAAAAGGCTATAACATTGCGATGTCTCATTTTCTATAGAGCTTTAGAAATTGATAGTAAAGGATCGAGAGGGAGCGATAGGGGGGATATGGctcctttaaaaaaaacttttcttctaaaccattaagataagagcagtgtagcgagactcatttcagttacttggtttgaagcctaGGTCGACTTCTACTTCAAGATCCGTGATCtcttgatcgcaccgttgggcAATCCATTATAATTCTTTTTTCCGAAATCTCCGGAAAGAAGTAATTCGTACAATGaaagatgtaagatagtaacaacctattaGCTTATTAGTaaataagtacaatgcaagctaataaaacTATACCGAACAATTAAGAAGCATTGCAGATCGTCGACACTTTATCGGAATAATAGCTTGCTTAAAGAAGTGTTGCAGAGCAGTTGCACGAACAAGGATTTAGCACAGAGGTGAACTGGAAACTAATGCTCAACCTTGGATCTCGAACTCTTCTTTGATAAGCATCGTTacagtttggtcgactgatcctcggATTAGATCGACTGAACACGTTCTCTTCCTTCTTCGTTGAGATCCGATGTTCGAGCATTTATGATCTTTAatgattcgatcgaccgatcaccttgttcggtcgactaatcagTGAATTTCCCTGTTTgccgagattcacacttaatgctgcTTTAATGAGACGAtcgtttggtcaaccgatccactggttcggttgaccgatcagggagtaTCCTACTTGGCTTCGACTCAGCCTGATCTCTACCATATCATCAAGGTCCGATCGACCGATTAGCTGGTTTGGTTGACCAATCAAGTTTTGATCGGACTCTACTCTGCTTTGGTTTGAACTAGTCTTTGGTCTGAGTTAGccttattcggtcgaccgatctcggtgttcagtcgaccgatcccggtgtttagtcgaccgatcaagtcgttccctacaaaacagagttagacaattctatgcaaaacaaagattaacacagtaatataataaaatgcatgagtaataaaagacagtaacactgtcttgatctcaacttagaaatcttTCTGATTTTTTCAATTGGATCAATGACCTAAGGGTTGTTCCTTTccagaacacgacctcactgtcgctctctcaagttgcttacctcaacctacctgccaaacattgatcctccagacctgtttggactttacagCTTAGCATCGAAtcggctcaccaggactttcccttgatctacggtcctccaaacctatcgaacttccctgccaagtgtcgggtcctcttgacccacttggaatttctgcctgacttccacgatctactaagactttctcCAGGTTGAATAAATAGTTTGCACACTCAGTCAATTTGTaaaatcacaacaagacttaacttaaacttttgataacatcaaaacttaagttcgatTCTGGTACACCCTATACCAACAGATAGAAGCTAGATTCTGTTGTAGATACATcctttagtatatatatataatgtattgCAAATtttacaattgatatcagagcataGGATTGACTTATTATCAGTTTTTAAGGCGTAAGGATTATTTTTAACGTTTTGATACAAATACATCAATTTTTTTACATCTGATTCCGTATGGATGAGCGAAATTGATATATATTCGTTGAATGTATCTTGGATAAATTAGGATTTAGCCTATGAATCGAGTTTTTCGCATTATCCGTAAAGAACGAGATTGACAACACAATTTTAGGGTTGAAATCATGTTCAGAAATGAACGTTTtctgatatcaattgattgggaaggttcccaatcaattgggagttaCGTATTTGCGAACAGAAGCTTCCCAAATCGATCAGTTAATTGATTGGTGTTTACCAATTGATTAGCGCTAACCAATCAATTGACGTAAGACATAATCGATTGGGATGCTCGAGTTCGCAAACAGAAATTTCcggaatcgattagctgatcgattggtgttTACCAATTGATCAACATGAGGAATCAATTGATTCAGATTGCTTGATCGTGACCAGAATTCAACAGAAAGCTTTtggattgatcggttgatcaattggggtCTCCAATCAATCAGTCAATTGATTGAAGGTTGCAAGGAATTCaatagaaagcttctggatcgattggctaatcgattggggtctccaatcgatcagtcaatcaatTAAAGAATGTAAGAAGCCAACAAAGaacttctgaatcgatcggtcaatcaattgggattcaCTAATCAATCGATTAATTGATTTGGATTCGTTGGGTTATCCACAGAAGGTTTTTCAATCGATTGACGAATCGATTGACATTTGTCAATAGATCATGGATAAACGAGCGAATAAAAGTCTTTTGGATCGAACGATTGATCGATTCACGTgtgatcaatcgattgatcaatcaattGACACACGTGTGAATCGATTCACATCTGATCTTGTCTGAGAGTCGAGGCGATGGAtgttggggacgtggcgctcttgtTGACTGTTGGTGGACTTCTCGTCAGTGAAACCTGCAACCACAGCAACGTCAGTGCCAAGCCGGGgagggttcccggcgatgaccctccgacgctcaagtcaaccaCCGACGATGTAGAAGAAATGAGGAAGCAAAATGATAgggtaactgtagctacagtagagatacctccgtcgaagcttgaGGGTCATTATATAGGACTCCCGGAgagcgcgtgcacgcttctcgagacacacactcctcaaagcataccctgAAAAGACGTGTCAAAAAAGCATCTTTGACACCATACCTCAGTGACCCGGGCATATCTCTtgcatgacagtggaaacttccactgtacAATCCTCTACCTGTACATGCTGCCAACCATACCGTCTGTCGGTGGCGCGAGTCCCCAAGAGGATATcggctgatcctccttttgttTGTTAGTGGGCTGAGCGGGGGTCGTCGTTTGACGGGTCTGGTCCTTTGGCCaagtggggtagccgctcggccaacACTCCACTGTCCGAGCTATATCTGAGAGTGATCGCCGGTTCTGAGCCTCAATGCGAGCTCGAGAAGCCTGGCCAATCGGCGTGTATCTTgttttgagcgtcggaagctcggtatgCGACCGAGCTGTGGTAATCATCGGGTTGATATCAACTCAACTGTCCTTCGAGCCGGTCGGACGAGTGGGTCGTCCAATCAGCCAGCGATACGGGGCGTTGAccagcttgactttgacctccaccatgccATTGACCACCTGCTGACCGGGCCCCTCttcatcaccggatcacatgcctccccctcaaatctagtcgaaggaggctgcaagtccgactgactggatgaGCTAATCTGGAGATCGGTTGGTCGAACGGCCGTGGTGCTGGTTGGAGCTCGACTGGTCTACCCGAGGGTGTCGGACAGCCCTGAGATTGTTCATTAAGGCCGATCggtacttgttggatcgtgaaacgtcgatagaggggggtgaatatcgattcgaaaaatagcgttaataagagttaagcggtagaaaactttcttttcgttgttgttctgaagctcccctctgacccttcttttatatgaggctcggggcgccctgaatCCCTTCCGAGCgtcctggtgggacgtggcaggtccaaccagcaagctccacgtggcgatgcgcgagtttggataaaacttacctccgggcgcccggatctcttccggggcgcctggacctcctatttccaggaactccttctcctgcaaaatagagttagtccgaggcaaatgtatatcctgtaaaacagattgttagcacaattaaagttcaataaagtaatagcaaagagtatgacttagattccgtctttccgagaccggaatctagtcatgatctcgacttagatatccgaaatggatctaagccggatcgacgcctaatgttcccttcccgggaacgcgtcctcgcggtcactcccctccagtgacttacctcacttacctgccagacgtccggtcagcccgtcgactcgtgccagctatccggccaacccgtcgacctagctggacttctgccagcgtccggtcaacctgtcgacccgcttggtcttctcgccactatccggtcggCCGACCTAGCGGGCTTCGTGTCGACATccggtcgacctgtctggacttctcctacacacttgatcaaagtgtcagacaacaacaaactaacttaacctgatttgtcatttatcaaaacctaggttaaatcgttaatgctaaccgcaccaacaatctccccttttttgatgaaatgacaacctggttaagttagtgaaaacatatgcaagaaacaacatgcatttatgtggttttaaaggttagtttgtattttcaaattggtttagctaacttaaccacctaaccctccccctttggcattcatcaaaaataagcatagattaagtaagcataaacatagacttcagacaaagtaagaaataatgtcaagttaatctgggggagtttaaaacatagattattttatttttatttcttaaatctttaaaaaaaaaacaagtcttcaaagatagctaatttttttaagtatagtttttaaggtcaaagttaaaaattcaaggtttcaaacataagttttcaaaatcaaaattccaaaactaagtttgaaaaaatctatttttcaacactgattgaaatttatttttcaacactaagtttgtaaaagattcaattttcaaaattaaggaaaataattttgagaagcttagtttgtaaacttaagttttgaaaaatccaatttccacaattttcaataacaaagtaatttttaaaactaatttttgtaaaattttaactttcaaatcaaattgtcaaaattaagtgaaaaaaaaatcaattttcaaaactaagttagatataattttcaaaatcaattttttaacaaaaagtaaaacccaaaacaatttagttttataagagttagttttcaaaaataagtttaagaaatatttaagaaaacatttttcaatcactaacataaaatgttgaaagtatttgctaaaaatattcaaagcagaatattttttttattttttatttttttttaaaacaaaggagttttcaaaataattttgtaaaattcttttttcagaatcaaattttcaaaaataaaaaaattgtacatttttaagcaagttgagtttagactttgattttcaaagataagtttaacaattcaatttgaaatactgaagtagttttatttctccgcctgaacctgacattaactcaaatgtctaaccagtttgttactgactgacttatcagaagatagcagctttcacttggttagtcaagttaagttcaatcttaacttgattaatgtatattttgtatttaacgcccagacttatatcgatgcactgaaataagcatcttaagtcttaggcaagtggcctatacatctcacccctttctatgttcgtcaatcacaagcaagttaagcctagagttttggtgagatgctcaaaactagtcctatgggtacatgctttctaaggattttgaactagtctaaggctaaaaatatatttaaaaatctaaaaataggaaagttttgaaaatgaaatatgttttaatctataatttgagaataatcatttttgaaagatatttttgaaatttgaaactcctagtctattaagcacattcctagatttctacgcaaattgctaaattcactttcagggagtagTTTAGTGAATatatcagctaagtttgacttggactcaacgtatttgagttcaatgtcacccttagtaatatgatccctgataaagtggtgtctgatttcaatgtgcttggttcttgaatgatgtactggattttttgttaaatttattgagctaatattgtcaattaaaactttgacatttgtaatttttaagttgaaatcttttaaagtgtgcatcatccataataattaggctacacattctcctatggctatgtattctgactcagttgtagatagtgcaacacaatgttgctttctactaaaccagctaacaagtgatgggcctagtagttggcatccaccacttgtgcttttgcggtctaatttgcatccagcataatctgaatcagaatatcctattaattcaaagtcattggtcctaggataccaaattcctacgtttgttgttcccttaagatatctaaaaattcttttgccttgagtcaaatgggattctttagcacaggtttggtatctagcgcacatactaactgcaaataggaTATCATGTCGGCTtgtagttaagtaaagtagactacctattgtacttctataatactttagatccactgattttccatttgggtcattgtctaagattgtgtttactgccatgggtgtttttatttcttttgtattttccattccgaattttttaagtaattctttagtgtatttatgttgataaatgtaatttccttcatttgtttgtttaatttgtaatcctagaaaatatgtcaattttcttagtaaactcatttcaaattcttgttccattaagttgataaattcttttaaaaagtctaagttagttgaaccaaatattatatcatctacatatatttgtgctataaatatgtcattatttagtaatttaacaaacaaggttgggttaatTTATCCTTGGTTGAATCTTTtgaatgttaagtaagatgttagtctttcataccatgccctgggtgcttg is a window encoding:
- the LOC121981578 gene encoding cinnamoyl-CoA reductase-like SNL6, which gives rise to MGVLRSTVSLEAEIEEMRAALQRSGESAKAAARKAGPGGFRLRVHGGENGGDERMVCVTGGISFVGFAIVNRLLDRGYTVRLALETQEDLDKLRETEMFGEMGRDGVWAVIANVMDLESLCHAFDGCTGVFHTSSVVDPAGLSGYTKHMADIEVRAAELVIEACVRTQSVKRCVFTSSLLACVWRVNTTLQNRRYPTIVDENCWSDQSVCCDKKLWYALGKMMAEKAAWRAARGRDVKLVTVCPALVIGPGIHQRNATSSIAYLKGALDLFREGLLATVNVEKVAEAHVSVYDGMSSTACGRYICYDRVIRRGEEAAELERQLGLPNRIPRDAQADNLTWFELSNRKLSRLLSSRRRCTYDTYLLSQD